Proteins encoded together in one Fusobacterium perfoetens window:
- a CDS encoding ATP-binding protein, whose translation MESKEFLKNEIKILVPSTLENLSVVRSLIRAYLTSYKIDDRSIMEILTITDELATNVVEHGYQYKPGELIITVEKDENLIKLVVEDNGVGFDDTKVSKEEGGMGLRIAKKMSDNFKIEKKVNGTKFKVEKRVKEENK comes from the coding sequence GTGGAGAGTAAAGAATTTTTAAAAAATGAAATAAAAATTCTAGTTCCATCTACCTTAGAAAATTTATCTGTTGTTAGGTCATTAATAAGGGCATACTTAACAAGTTACAAGATAGATGACCGTAGTATAATGGAGATTTTAACTATAACAGATGAGCTGGCTACCAACGTAGTAGAACATGGGTATCAATATAAACCAGGGGAGCTTATTATCACAGTTGAAAAAGATGAAAATCTTATAAAACTTGTAGTAGAGGATAATGGAGTTGGTTTTGACGATACTAAAGTTAGTAAAGAAGAAGGTGGAATGGGGTTAAGAATTGCCAAAAAAATGTCAGATAATTTTAAAATTGAAAAAAAAGTAAATGGAACAAAATTCAAAGTTGAAAAGAGAGTGAAGGAGGAAAATAAATAA
- a CDS encoding STAS domain-containing protein has translation MNTEFSLVEKREDGVVIINVSGELDALVAPQLKDKISQDMEDGENKFIINFEEVVHINSLALGILRGKLKSAREAGGDIKLVKLSEHIKSIFEMIGLDELFEIYDEENGALESYKK, from the coding sequence ATGAATACAGAATTTAGTTTAGTTGAAAAAAGAGAAGACGGAGTAGTAATAATCAATGTAAGTGGAGAATTAGACGCTTTAGTTGCTCCTCAATTAAAAGATAAAATATCTCAAGACATGGAAGATGGAGAAAATAAATTTATCATAAACTTTGAAGAGGTAGTACATATCAACAGTTTAGCTTTAGGAATCCTTAGAGGAAAATTAAAATCTGCAAGAGAAGCAGGAGGAGATATCAAATTAGTTAAACTAAGTGAACATATAAAATCTATTTTTGAAATGATAGGATTAGATGAGTTATTTGAAATATATGATGAAGAAAATGGAGCGTTAGAAAGCTATAAAAAATAA